TTTATAAATGAGAAAGTAGACAAAAATGCCTCATTGAAAATAGACTGTGAGATATGTTAAAAATGCGTATAAATGCGTAAAAACAAATTTAAGTTAAATTGCATTTATATTTTATATTTATGGGGATGGAAGATTAAATGGAAGATGCATTCCAAAATCTGAAAGTAATGGTAATTGATGACTCAAAAACCATTCGCCGAACAGCCGAAACTTTATTACAGCGAGAAGGCTGTGAAGTCATTACTGCGGTGGATGGATTTGAAGCTTTGTCCAAAATTGCAGAGGCAAATCCAGATATTGTTTTTGTCGATATCATGATGCCTCGTTTAGATGGTTATCAAACTTGCGCTTTGATTAAAAACTCTCAAAATTATCAGAACATTCCCGTTATCATGCTCTCTAGCAAAGATGGTTTATTTGATCAGGCAAAAGGGCGTGTGGTAGGTTCAGATGAATACTTGACGAAACCTTTTAGCAAAGACGAATTGTTAAACGCGATTCGTAATCATGTAAGTTCATAATTAAGTAATTTAAGGGCAAAGAAATGGCACGTATTCTTATTGTTGATGATTCACCAACAGAAACTTATCGTTTTAGAGAAATTCTAACCAAGCACGGCTATGATGTACTTGAAGCATCTAATGGTGCAGATGGTGTAACTTTAGCAAAAGCTGAACAGCCTGACTTAGTGTTAATGGATGTTGTTATGCCTGGTGTAAATGGTTTTCAGGCAACACGTCAGATTACCCGCGATGAAGACACTAAGCATATTCCTGTTGTTATTGTGAGTACTAAAGATCAGGCAACTGACCGAGTATGGGGCAAGCGTCAAGGTGCGATCGATTATCTGATTAAACCTATTGAAGAAAAGCAATTGATTGATGTAATTAAACAATTTCTAAATTAACTCATCCATCCATAAAAACATAAATAACGGGATTATCTGCCCGTTTTATAGGATCGAGTATGGCAGCGAATGGATTTATCGAGTTACTTCGTTTGTCTAAACGGGGTAATAAGAATTACGCTTCAGTTCAAAATGAAGCACAGCGATGGTCAGGAATTGCTTTTGAAATGAGAGGGCAATACTTCGTCGCACCACTTGGGGAAGTGTCAGAAGTTATCTATCCACCGAAATATACGCCAGTTCCAAATGCTCAAAGTTGGGTAAAAGGTTTAGCGAACATTCGGGGAAGGTTGCTTTCAGTTTCTGATTTGGCTCATTTTATTTCAGGGCAACGAAGTACATTTTCGTCTGCCCAAAAAGTGTTATGTATTAGCCATCACGACCAGTATGTGGGGTTGGTTGT
This genomic stretch from Acinetobacter oleivorans DR1 harbors:
- a CDS encoding response regulator gives rise to the protein MARILIVDDSPTETYRFREILTKHGYDVLEASNGADGVTLAKAEQPDLVLMDVVMPGVNGFQATRQITRDEDTKHIPVVIVSTKDQATDRVWGKRQGAIDYLIKPIEEKQLIDVIKQFLN
- a CDS encoding chemotaxis protein CheW yields the protein MAANGFIELLRLSKRGNKNYASVQNEAQRWSGIAFEMRGQYFVAPLGEVSEVIYPPKYTPVPNAQSWVKGLANIRGRLLSVSDLAHFISGQRSTFSSAQKVLCISHHDQYVGLVVDQVLGIQHFNKKSFFSQSLDLEENLKDYCQGYFHQHNQHWHVFLFSRLLQNPHYMNASTKFIN
- the pilG gene encoding twitching motility response regulator PilG, encoding MEDAFQNLKVMVIDDSKTIRRTAETLLQREGCEVITAVDGFEALSKIAEANPDIVFVDIMMPRLDGYQTCALIKNSQNYQNIPVIMLSSKDGLFDQAKGRVVGSDEYLTKPFSKDELLNAIRNHVSS